One stretch of Fictibacillus sp. b24 DNA includes these proteins:
- a CDS encoding spore germination protein: MTFFKKPKKLKQEAPSAPIEGKDEKNKAEENKTEVKKTIDDVLSQVKKPFGSTEDLVTQMIELPADQSQIAFLYIESIIDKKLVQNQIINPLFEISEDNLYESFNKMAHLALKKQTDFTKAQSLLLQSNTLVFTEDTTCFYSLATPVKTERDITEPDNETIIRGAHDGFIESLSINLALIRKRLKTPKLTIKYLRVGNETHTTIALLYVDNVANPDYVKEVERRIKSIEADAVYTPGNIEESIEDKPFSFFPQLLSTERPDRVAANLMEGRVALVYDTSPTAHVMPVNFFTFYQSVDDYNKRWVIGSFFRSIRLFSFFIAMGLPAVYIAIVSFHFEVIPFGLILLIKSSLEDIPYPPLFEALLMELTIELIREASIRLPTRIGSTIAIVGGLVIGDAVVKAGLVSNLMIIVVAITAIAAYIVPSNEMSAAVRILRFPFMIAAATMGFLGIIFGVMILLFHLCRLYTFGAPYFAPIAPFRWKDFKDAIIRVPFWMMNRRPQDLHTKQSSLDNQTRKWDKS; encoded by the coding sequence ATGACTTTTTTTAAAAAGCCAAAAAAGTTAAAACAAGAAGCACCGTCTGCGCCCATTGAAGGAAAAGATGAAAAAAATAAAGCTGAGGAAAACAAAACAGAAGTAAAGAAAACAATCGATGATGTTTTATCACAGGTTAAAAAACCGTTCGGTTCTACTGAAGACTTAGTCACGCAGATGATTGAGCTTCCTGCTGATCAATCACAAATTGCATTTCTTTATATTGAATCGATTATTGATAAAAAACTTGTTCAAAATCAAATAATCAACCCGCTATTTGAGATTTCTGAAGACAACCTTTATGAATCATTTAATAAAATGGCGCATCTCGCCTTAAAAAAGCAGACAGATTTTACAAAAGCACAATCCTTGCTCTTACAGTCAAATACCCTTGTTTTTACAGAAGACACTACTTGCTTTTATTCATTAGCTACTCCCGTAAAAACAGAAAGGGATATTACCGAACCTGACAATGAAACAATCATACGAGGCGCACACGATGGTTTCATAGAAAGCTTATCCATCAATCTCGCGCTGATTCGCAAGCGTTTAAAAACGCCTAAATTAACGATAAAATACCTTAGAGTCGGAAATGAAACGCATACTACGATCGCACTTCTATATGTGGATAACGTTGCAAATCCTGATTATGTAAAAGAAGTAGAGAGAAGAATTAAATCCATTGAAGCAGATGCCGTTTATACACCAGGTAATATCGAAGAAAGTATCGAAGACAAACCGTTTAGTTTTTTTCCACAGTTGTTGAGCACAGAGCGCCCTGACCGTGTTGCAGCCAATTTAATGGAAGGCCGAGTTGCTCTTGTTTACGATACATCTCCTACAGCACATGTCATGCCCGTTAACTTTTTTACGTTCTATCAATCTGTAGATGACTATAATAAGCGATGGGTTATCGGCTCGTTTTTCCGATCGATTCGGCTTTTTAGCTTTTTTATAGCGATGGGGCTGCCTGCAGTTTATATCGCCATCGTTTCGTTTCACTTTGAAGTTATTCCTTTTGGATTAATTCTTTTAATCAAGAGCTCATTAGAAGATATTCCTTATCCGCCTCTTTTTGAGGCACTGTTGATGGAACTCACAATTGAATTAATCCGGGAAGCATCTATTCGGCTTCCTACTCGGATTGGTTCTACGATTGCCATTGTCGGCGGTCTCGTAATCGGGGATGCCGTTGTTAAAGCAGGGCTTGTTTCAAATCTTATGATTATTGTTGTTGCTATAACTGCGATTGCTGCTTATATCGTTCCATCTAATGAAATGAGTGCCGCTGTCCGAATTCTGCGCTTTCCATTTATGATCGCTGCTGCAACAATGGGATTTTTGGGTATTATATTCGGTGTTATGATCTTGCTGTTTCACCTTTGCCGATTATATACGTTTGGTGCACCTTATTTCGCACCAATTGCACCATTTCGATGGAAAGACTTTAAAGATGCCATCATTCGAGTCCCGTTTTGGATGATGAACCGGCGACCACAAGATTTGCACACGAAACAAAGCAGCCTCGACAACCAAACTCGAAAGTGGGATAAATCATGA
- a CDS encoding AAA family ATPase — translation MRPISLTVSGLQSFREAQSVPFHELCSGGVFGIFGPTGSGKSTILDAVTLALYGKVERAAGGTHGIMNQAEDKLSVSFSFQLGEGVQQKEYTVERSFKRSGEHTIRTSTCRLIETVSEESVVHADKERDVTRLVQELIGLTIDDFTRAVVLPQGKFAEFLSLKGADRRQMLQRLFQLEKYGDVLNHKLKKRSDEQRNRSNEITAEQAGLGDASSESLESAAIALKEKAEKLKKISERMQQEDENVKSLELFWEAQVQHEKLMKEQSELKSQQTDMELLQVQLKRAVHADKIYPYANEWNASVSTERKISDEHEELKKRTESLKVLFSESEEKYEAAKKKRNHQEPILIEKRSSLKEAFDWEKELDDKSRALKREAEKHDAFVKAYKESEKAETDASDVLKRGKDKQTALKTELSKIEVTQKDRSIYQQAILLSQRLKDVEAEHQKLLGELTATESELKEVEQTKESIQKALSETFDKGKKLTNSIQRLYDEIWNSVRRNEQLTTSLQNELKERKSKQEQIRIHHLAAQLSAELKENEPCSVCGSTVHPSPIQYMKDTENHEEEIQELETAYEVLKRLDYDLKHNSEVLEKSSQKVWNRLDFAAAETAASNQSMTIDEIEKSVAFSFLEFENHTAKVKGIQQDRIQIEEQVDSWLNQLDDEQKKSERLSSTIDNSLNQKEKLGNQISSLTEKNEELLSEWKQSDIPFEPDMLTDEQNQFQIRENRQADILKSLTVAEEFLEQQAKKLESAKEEKSRLHSEMNVSSSQQEMLKQDVQAIKDKIYKRVGEQTVQVAFEEIEKQLNDLKSKYSLAEQGYEKANHQYVECDKAYHSVVQQLKDAQIRKEKAEQEWNKHLSSSDFRSYEEFESCLKNEEVQIKWEHQITQYQDQCKTNASALDEIKGKLPSELLSIEQVQSAKEQLLTLIQETNDTREAVGEARQIFITIENNHKRYNELQEEKDKVSHLLEQLGKLQSVFRGNAFVEFMAEEQLHLVTRDASSRLSKLTRGRYAIEVDSSGGFVIRDDANGGIKRPVTSLSGGETFLTSLSLALSLSAQIQLRGKFPLQFFFLDEGFGTLDQELLDTVVTALEKVQMENFSIGVISHIPELKARLTKRLIVEPAEHSGRGTRVRLDQV, via the coding sequence ATGAGACCGATATCTTTGACTGTTTCAGGATTGCAGAGTTTTCGGGAAGCACAATCTGTTCCGTTTCATGAGCTATGTTCTGGTGGTGTCTTCGGTATTTTCGGACCGACTGGAAGCGGGAAATCCACGATTCTTGATGCAGTTACATTAGCACTGTATGGAAAAGTAGAACGTGCAGCGGGCGGTACACATGGCATTATGAATCAGGCTGAAGACAAGCTTTCTGTTTCTTTTTCGTTTCAATTAGGAGAGGGTGTTCAGCAAAAGGAATATACAGTAGAACGTTCTTTTAAAAGAAGTGGAGAACATACGATTCGAACGAGTACATGCAGACTGATCGAAACAGTGAGTGAGGAATCTGTCGTTCATGCAGATAAAGAAAGAGATGTTACTCGTCTTGTCCAAGAGCTGATCGGACTTACGATTGATGATTTTACTCGTGCAGTCGTATTGCCTCAAGGTAAATTTGCTGAATTTTTATCATTAAAAGGTGCCGATCGAAGACAGATGCTGCAGCGGCTGTTTCAGCTTGAAAAATATGGTGATGTATTAAATCACAAATTAAAGAAAAGATCAGATGAACAAAGAAACCGAAGTAATGAGATTACAGCTGAGCAGGCTGGTTTAGGTGACGCTTCTTCTGAATCATTAGAGAGCGCTGCTATTGCTTTAAAAGAAAAAGCTGAAAAACTGAAGAAGATCTCAGAGCGGATGCAACAAGAAGATGAGAACGTGAAATCATTGGAATTGTTCTGGGAAGCTCAAGTTCAGCATGAAAAACTGATGAAAGAACAGAGCGAATTAAAAAGTCAGCAAACGGACATGGAGCTTCTGCAGGTTCAATTAAAACGTGCTGTTCATGCGGATAAAATCTATCCTTATGCCAATGAGTGGAACGCTTCGGTTTCTACAGAAAGAAAGATCTCTGATGAACATGAAGAGCTTAAAAAACGTACAGAGAGCCTAAAGGTATTATTTTCAGAGTCAGAAGAAAAGTACGAAGCTGCTAAGAAGAAAAGAAATCATCAAGAACCGATTCTTATTGAAAAACGGAGCAGTTTAAAAGAAGCGTTTGACTGGGAAAAAGAGCTTGATGATAAGAGCCGGGCATTAAAAAGAGAAGCAGAAAAACATGATGCATTCGTTAAAGCATATAAAGAAAGTGAAAAAGCAGAGACCGATGCGTCTGATGTTCTAAAACGAGGAAAAGACAAACAGACAGCCTTAAAAACGGAGTTATCCAAAATTGAGGTTACACAAAAAGATCGAAGCATTTATCAGCAAGCCATCCTCTTATCACAACGTTTAAAAGATGTTGAGGCAGAACACCAAAAGCTTTTAGGTGAATTGACCGCAACAGAAAGCGAACTGAAAGAAGTTGAACAAACGAAAGAAAGTATTCAAAAAGCTCTTTCAGAAACCTTCGATAAAGGGAAAAAATTAACCAACAGCATTCAGCGGTTATATGATGAAATTTGGAACAGTGTGCGCAGAAATGAGCAGTTGACCACTTCTCTTCAAAATGAACTTAAAGAGCGAAAAAGCAAGCAGGAGCAAATACGTATCCATCATTTGGCCGCACAGCTTTCCGCTGAACTAAAAGAGAACGAACCTTGTTCTGTCTGCGGTTCGACGGTGCATCCTTCGCCTATACAATATATGAAGGATACAGAAAATCATGAAGAAGAAATCCAAGAGTTAGAAACTGCCTATGAAGTGTTGAAGAGGCTCGATTATGATCTGAAGCATAATAGTGAAGTGCTTGAAAAATCATCTCAAAAAGTGTGGAACAGACTCGATTTCGCAGCAGCAGAAACAGCAGCTTCAAATCAGAGTATGACGATTGATGAAATAGAAAAGTCAGTTGCGTTTTCGTTTCTTGAATTTGAAAACCACACTGCAAAAGTGAAAGGTATCCAACAAGACAGAATCCAGATAGAAGAACAAGTAGATTCTTGGTTAAACCAACTAGATGATGAGCAAAAAAAATCGGAGCGTCTTTCTTCAACGATTGATAACAGCTTAAATCAAAAAGAAAAATTAGGAAACCAAATTTCATCCTTAACTGAAAAGAATGAAGAGCTTCTGTCAGAATGGAAACAATCGGACATTCCTTTTGAACCAGACATGCTTACAGATGAACAGAATCAATTTCAAATCAGGGAAAACCGGCAAGCTGATATATTAAAAAGTTTAACTGTAGCTGAAGAATTTTTGGAACAGCAAGCAAAAAAACTGGAGTCGGCGAAAGAAGAAAAATCGAGATTGCATAGCGAGATGAACGTCTCTTCCAGTCAACAAGAGATGCTAAAACAAGATGTTCAGGCTATAAAGGATAAGATATATAAAAGAGTCGGCGAACAGACCGTTCAAGTCGCATTTGAAGAAATAGAAAAACAACTGAACGATCTGAAAAGTAAATATTCGCTTGCAGAACAAGGTTATGAAAAGGCAAACCATCAGTATGTAGAATGTGATAAAGCTTATCATTCTGTTGTTCAGCAGCTAAAAGATGCTCAAATAAGAAAAGAAAAAGCTGAGCAAGAATGGAACAAGCATTTGAGCTCATCAGATTTCCGTTCCTATGAAGAATTTGAAAGCTGTTTAAAAAACGAAGAGGTTCAAATCAAATGGGAGCATCAAATTACTCAATATCAAGATCAATGTAAAACAAATGCTTCTGCACTTGATGAAATCAAAGGAAAACTGCCATCTGAGCTGCTTTCCATTGAGCAGGTACAGTCTGCAAAAGAACAGCTACTTACGTTAATTCAAGAAACAAATGATACACGTGAAGCAGTAGGAGAAGCTAGACAAATCTTCATAACGATTGAGAATAACCATAAACGATACAATGAACTTCAAGAGGAGAAGGATAAAGTATCTCATCTATTGGAGCAATTGGGCAAACTTCAAAGTGTGTTTCGTGGTAATGCCTTTGTGGAGTTTATGGCAGAAGAGCAGCTTCATCTAGTAACACGTGATGCATCCAGCAGATTGTCGAAGCTTACGAGAGGACGATACGCCATTGAAGTTGATTCCAGTGGTGGTTTCGTTATTCGAGATGATGCAAATGGAGGGATCAAGCGACCTGTTACTTCCTTGTCTGGCGGTGAAACGTTCTTGACATCACTTTCACTTGCACTTTCGCTGTCAGCCCAAATTCAGTTAAGAGGGAAGTTTCCGCTGCAATTTTTCTTCTTAGATGAAGGGTTTGGTACTCTTGATCAAGAGTTGCTCGATACGGTAGTAACAGCACTCGAAAAAGTACAGATGGAAAACTTCTCTATTGGAGTCATTTCGCACATACCCGAATTAAAAGCACGATTAACAAAACGATTAATCGTAGAACCAGCCGAGCACTCAGGCAGAGGAACAAGGGTCCGTCTTGATCAAGTTTAA
- a CDS encoding exonuclease SbcCD subunit D, producing the protein MRLLHTADWHLGRSLEGRSRLAEQQAFLDELVEIVKSEKIDAVLMAGDVFDTVNPPAAAEQMFFDAIARISRKGECPFIAIAGNHDHPDRLAASFPLSRELGITLVGLPTLELQRIPIQKSGQMLEIAALPYPSESRLKMLLSESSEELDVRTQYDDWVDSYFKKITSNFQPGNVHVAMSHLYVAGSKETDSERPVHIGGAYTVAAESLPKSAQYVALGHLHRPQIIKRAKTEARYSGSPLSYSFSESGQAKSVSIVDVEPNGKAKVEEIYLASGKPLVTWEAKNGVSEVFKGIEEGMHHNCWIDLSIHVEDALSMEEIQRLRKAHEGIVHIKPVFKEGLGEQVSVSAQKLPVDELFTTFYKRQTGGAVPDEQLVSLFLDLVGEEDTEGEEAG; encoded by the coding sequence ATGCGATTGCTTCATACCGCAGACTGGCATCTCGGGCGTTCATTGGAAGGCAGAAGCAGGCTGGCTGAACAGCAAGCTTTTTTGGACGAACTGGTAGAAATCGTGAAAAGCGAAAAGATTGATGCCGTACTAATGGCTGGAGATGTGTTCGATACGGTGAACCCTCCTGCTGCTGCAGAGCAAATGTTTTTTGATGCAATAGCAAGAATCAGCAGAAAGGGAGAGTGTCCCTTTATTGCGATAGCAGGAAACCACGATCATCCAGACAGATTGGCTGCCTCGTTTCCGCTTTCAAGGGAACTTGGAATTACGCTGGTTGGACTGCCAACATTAGAATTGCAGCGGATTCCGATTCAAAAATCAGGACAGATGCTTGAGATCGCAGCACTTCCCTACCCTTCTGAATCACGCCTGAAAATGCTGTTAAGTGAATCGTCAGAAGAGCTGGATGTTCGAACGCAATATGATGATTGGGTCGATTCATATTTTAAAAAAATCACATCTAACTTTCAGCCAGGAAACGTGCATGTCGCGATGAGTCATCTTTATGTAGCAGGAAGCAAAGAAACGGATTCAGAGCGTCCTGTTCATATTGGAGGTGCGTATACAGTAGCGGCTGAAAGTCTTCCGAAATCCGCTCAATACGTAGCGCTCGGACACCTTCACCGACCACAAATCATTAAACGTGCAAAAACAGAAGCACGTTATTCAGGTTCACCCCTTTCTTACAGCTTTTCTGAAAGTGGTCAAGCCAAATCGGTCTCCATAGTTGATGTTGAACCGAACGGTAAAGCAAAAGTGGAAGAGATTTATCTAGCTTCTGGTAAGCCGCTTGTCACTTGGGAAGCGAAAAATGGGGTTTCAGAAGTATTCAAGGGAATTGAAGAGGGAATGCATCACAATTGCTGGATTGATTTATCTATTCATGTAGAAGATGCACTCTCGATGGAGGAAATCCAGAGACTTCGTAAAGCACATGAAGGAATTGTTCATATTAAACCTGTTTTTAAAGAAGGACTTGGTGAACAGGTATCTGTTTCTGCACAAAAATTGCCTGTAGATGAACTGTTTACAACGTTTTATAAAAGGCAGACAGGCGGAGCTGTTCCCGATGAACAATTAGTATCCCTTTTCTTAGATCTTGTTGGTGAAGAGGACACAGAAGGAGAGGAAGCTGGATGA
- a CDS encoding GerAB/ArcD/ProY family transporter, which yields MSSHSITHRQLFFLIIQSQIGVGVLSLPYSLFSKAKTDGWIALLLAGIFIQCSILAIWKLCDRFPRSTIFDILPKIMGKHLGFVFNFIYTMHFAFISILILALYNNVVGKWILFDTPHWVIIFIMAFTGAYFITSTPREMARFFTIVTPLLLILLGLILYAYTDVHLLYIFPVGEVGLSSIINSSSDAMVSLLGFDVALVFLAYTSGVPNKKLKVISFASLCVTLIYFFIVVTTFIFFNPLEIVIVPEPVLYMLKAFSFTVIERTDLVFLSVWIISVATSFISYLFVASKGVQTLFKLKKHESAAPFIALFCFLIAIIPNEKLEILTWNKYISITSLLFSGIAPIFLLLIAVIRKKREKGTASS from the coding sequence ATGAGCAGTCATAGCATTACACATAGACAACTGTTCTTTTTGATCATTCAGTCGCAAATAGGGGTTGGCGTCCTATCTTTACCTTATTCACTGTTTTCTAAAGCAAAAACTGATGGATGGATCGCACTTTTGCTGGCAGGAATATTCATACAGTGCTCCATATTAGCCATCTGGAAATTATGTGACAGATTTCCGCGAAGCACAATTTTTGATATTCTTCCAAAAATTATGGGGAAACACCTTGGCTTTGTGTTTAACTTTATATACACAATGCACTTTGCTTTTATCTCGATATTGATTTTAGCTTTATATAACAATGTAGTCGGCAAATGGATTTTATTTGATACACCCCACTGGGTCATTATTTTTATCATGGCTTTTACAGGTGCTTATTTCATTACGAGCACCCCAAGGGAAATGGCTAGATTTTTTACGATTGTAACTCCATTGCTGTTGATTTTATTAGGACTGATTTTATATGCATATACGGATGTTCATTTGTTGTACATCTTCCCTGTAGGTGAAGTGGGTTTATCTAGCATCATTAATAGTTCATCCGATGCGATGGTCTCATTGTTGGGATTTGATGTCGCCCTCGTATTTTTAGCTTATACATCTGGAGTGCCAAACAAAAAATTAAAAGTCATTTCATTTGCATCCCTGTGCGTAACATTGATTTACTTTTTCATAGTAGTAACGACATTTATATTTTTTAACCCCTTGGAAATTGTAATTGTTCCAGAACCTGTGTTGTACATGCTAAAAGCATTTTCATTCACAGTTATTGAAAGAACAGATTTAGTATTTTTATCTGTATGGATCATTTCAGTTGCAACATCCTTTATCAGCTATTTATTCGTTGCGTCAAAGGGTGTTCAAACTCTCTTCAAACTGAAAAAACACGAATCTGCAGCACCATTTATAGCGTTATTTTGTTTTTTGATCGCGATCATTCCGAACGAAAAACTAGAGATTTTAACATGGAATAAATACATCAGTATAACCTCTCTCCTTTTTTCAGGGATAGCACCGATCTTTCTGTTGCTGATTGCTGTTATTAGAAAAAAAAGAGAGAAAGGAACGGCGTCATCATGA
- a CDS encoding Ger(x)C family spore germination protein: protein MKKVLYLVPILSLLTGCWDQSMLNQTKLITAGGFDYTKNGKVVTTAAVPQAVATEAGQGNIMNQIFSASGFTARQSRLRLDRKVSERLEASKNQIIVFGEDAAKKDIYHLLDVFYRDPKSALNAKLAVSSGKASEIISTDFEETKQSTGVGEYLRDLIRSAEEGATIPKENIQTVCPVMFDPGQDFALPYLEPVGGKGKAVNVKGVALFRGHKMVGSIPEPLSVVYTMLTGEAATIQMSTTKKIWHKKDEDTLNFATIKVKKNKRHFNVLVSPTGEISAEIKLKTKVVISEYPQDNLSKPPEIKEIEKLLSKKLSKDAQEVIKRLQKMNSDPYGVGRKLIGFHYPTWEKLNWEEEYPKIKFKASIEVDVVGSGIIE, encoded by the coding sequence ATGAAAAAAGTCTTGTATCTTGTTCCTATTCTTAGTCTTTTAACGGGTTGCTGGGATCAAAGCATGCTCAATCAAACAAAGCTTATAACAGCAGGAGGATTTGATTATACAAAGAACGGAAAAGTAGTCACAACGGCAGCTGTGCCACAAGCTGTAGCAACTGAAGCTGGACAAGGAAATATTATGAACCAAATTTTTTCTGCATCAGGTTTTACCGCGCGTCAAAGCAGACTTCGATTAGATCGCAAGGTTTCAGAAAGACTGGAAGCATCTAAGAATCAAATTATTGTATTTGGTGAAGATGCTGCAAAAAAAGATATCTATCACTTATTGGATGTTTTTTATCGAGACCCAAAATCGGCATTGAATGCAAAATTAGCGGTTTCTTCAGGAAAAGCTTCAGAGATAATTAGTACTGATTTTGAAGAGACTAAACAATCGACGGGTGTTGGAGAATATTTAAGGGATTTAATCCGAAGTGCTGAAGAAGGTGCAACCATTCCAAAGGAAAACATACAGACGGTCTGTCCTGTTATGTTTGATCCAGGTCAAGATTTTGCCCTTCCTTATTTAGAACCTGTCGGAGGAAAGGGAAAAGCAGTTAATGTAAAGGGAGTAGCACTTTTTCGAGGTCACAAGATGGTAGGAAGTATTCCTGAACCATTATCTGTCGTTTATACGATGTTAACAGGTGAAGCCGCTACTATCCAAATGTCTACTACAAAAAAAATATGGCATAAAAAAGATGAGGATACGTTAAACTTCGCCACCATTAAAGTTAAAAAAAATAAACGGCATTTTAATGTCTTGGTCTCTCCAACAGGAGAAATATCTGCTGAAATCAAATTAAAGACAAAAGTAGTGATTTCAGAATATCCACAAGATAACTTATCAAAACCTCCTGAAATAAAAGAAATAGAAAAATTGTTATCAAAAAAACTCTCAAAGGATGCTCAAGAAGTCATCAAAAGACTGCAGAAAATGAACAGTGATCCATATGGAGTTGGAAGAAAATTAATAGGGTTTCACTATCCGACATGGGAAAAATTGAATTGGGAAGAAGAGTATCCTAAGATCAAATTTAAAGCTTCCATTGAGGTAGATGTAGTTGGAAGCGGGATTATAGAATAA